A stretch of Geomonas oryzisoli DNA encodes these proteins:
- the purB gene encoding adenylosuccinate lyase codes for MIERYSRPEMTRIWEPENRYAKWLEIEIYACEAHAEMGRIPKEAVSRIRAKASFDVPRIDEIERTVKHDVIAFLTSVADYIGDDSRFVHLGLTSSDILDTSFAMLLKEAGELIISDIKRLMAVIKTRAFEHKMTPQMGRSHGIHAEPVTFGLKMALWYDEMARNLKRMEAALETISYGKISGAVGTFANIDPQVEEYVCKKAGLKPAPCSTQVLQRDRHAEYFSTLAIIASSIEKFAVEIRHLQRTEVLEAEEFFSKGQKGSSAMPHKRNPVLSENLTGLARLMRGYALSAIENVPLWHERDISHSSVERIIGPDATVTLDFMLNRAIGLIENLVVYPENMMRNLNQMRGLIFSQRVLLKLAEAGASREKAYALVQRNAMKVWEEGKDFQTELLNDEEVTSFLPAEEIKEAFDLGYHMKHVDTIFTRVFGG; via the coding sequence GTGATCGAACGTTACAGCCGTCCTGAAATGACCCGCATCTGGGAACCCGAGAACCGCTATGCCAAGTGGCTCGAGATAGAGATCTACGCTTGCGAGGCGCATGCCGAGATGGGGCGCATCCCGAAAGAGGCGGTCTCCCGCATCAGGGCCAAGGCGAGCTTCGACGTGCCGCGCATCGACGAGATCGAACGCACCGTCAAGCACGACGTCATCGCCTTCCTCACCTCGGTCGCCGACTACATCGGTGACGACTCCCGCTTCGTCCACCTGGGCCTCACTTCCTCCGACATCCTCGATACCTCCTTCGCCATGCTCCTGAAAGAAGCGGGCGAGTTGATCATCTCCGACATCAAGCGCCTCATGGCTGTCATCAAGACCCGCGCTTTTGAGCACAAGATGACCCCGCAGATGGGCCGCTCCCACGGCATCCACGCCGAGCCGGTGACCTTCGGCCTGAAGATGGCGCTCTGGTACGACGAGATGGCCCGTAACCTCAAGCGCATGGAAGCTGCCCTCGAGACCATCTCCTACGGCAAGATCTCCGGCGCCGTCGGCACCTTCGCCAACATCGACCCGCAGGTCGAGGAGTACGTCTGCAAGAAGGCGGGCCTGAAGCCGGCGCCCTGCTCGACGCAGGTGCTGCAGCGCGACCGCCACGCCGAATACTTCTCCACCCTCGCCATCATCGCTTCTTCCATCGAGAAGTTCGCCGTCGAGATCAGGCATCTGCAGAGGACCGAGGTGCTCGAGGCCGAAGAATTCTTCAGCAAGGGGCAGAAGGGCTCTTCCGCCATGCCGCATAAGCGCAACCCGGTCCTTTCCGAGAACCTGACCGGTCTGGCCCGCCTGATGCGCGGCTACGCCCTTTCCGCCATCGAGAACGTGCCGCTGTGGCACGAGCGTGACATCTCCCACTCCTCCGTCGAGCGCATCATCGGTCCGGACGCCACCGTCACCCTGGACTTCATGCTGAACCGCGCCATCGGCCTCATCGAGAACCTGGTGGTGTACCCGGAAAACATGATGCGCAACCTGAACCAGATGCGCGGCCTGATCTTCTCCCAGCGCGTGCTCCTGAAGCTCGCCGAGGCGGGCGCTTCCCGCGAGAAGGCCTACGCCCTGGTGCAGAGAAACGCCATGAAGGTCTGGGAAGAGGGCAAGGACTTCCAGACCGAGCTTTTGAACGACGAGGAAGTGACCTCGTTCCTCCCCGCCGAGGAGATCAAGGAAGCGTTCGACCTCGGCTACCACATGAAGCACGTCGACACCATTTTCACGAGGGTCTTTGGTGGATAA